The following coding sequences are from one Vicia villosa cultivar HV-30 ecotype Madison, WI unplaced genomic scaffold, Vvil1.0 ctg.001004F_1_1, whole genome shotgun sequence window:
- the LOC131632743 gene encoding uncharacterized protein LOC131632743, whose protein sequence is METPTDTVKEAKRHTHTYSFFREPLTSLEGLSSLMTAFCLKSFTDNYGNILTLLEIVVDTPALQTLIQLYDPEMRCFTFQDYQLAPTLEEYSIILNLKIKDEVPFIDIPKEVNFKSIVAALYLRIKEVSDNWKSSGVSGFTLKFLVRKAKEEFGKENWNAYNALLAVAIYGIVMFPNVPNFVDSAAIHICMGKNPIPTLLVDTYYAIHSRYEKGGVSITCCLQLLFI, encoded by the coding sequence ATGGAAACTCCCACTGATACTGTCAAAGAAGCGAAGAGACATACGCATACCTACAGCTTTTTCCGGGAGCCGTTGACCTCCTTAGAGGGTTTGAGTTCGTTAATGACCGCTTTTTGTCTGAAGAGTTTCACAGATAACTATGGGAATATTCTGACCTTGTTGGAGATCGTGGTTGACACGCCTGCTTTGCAAACTTTGATACAATTATATGATCCTGAAATGAGGTGTTTCACGTTCCAGGATTACCAGTTGGCTCCCACGTTGGAAGAGTACTCAATTATTCTTAATCTCAAGATAAAAGACGAAGTGCCGTTCATCGATATCCCTAAGGAAGTGAACTTCAAGTCAATCGttgctgctctttatttgagAATAAAAGAAGTATCTGATAATTGGAAGTCGAGTGGAGTCTCGGGGTTCACtctgaaattcttggtaagaaaAGCTAAAGAGGAATTTGGGAAAGAGAATTGGAACGCGTACAATGCATTGCTCGCTGTGGCTATTTATGGGATTGTGATGTTCCCGAATGTTCCCAATTTTGTGGACTCGGCCGCGATACACATTTGCATGGGAAAGAATCCCATTCCGACATTGTTGGTCGATACTTATTATGCCATTCATTCCCGATACGAGAAAGGTGGTGTTTCTATCACTTGTTGCCTTCAGTTGTTGTTCATCTGA